The window taataaaTAAATCCAAAGAAgtattttgcaattccaaattataaaagggctcagtgcacgggccaatattcacctcgtcagaactctcaaaatttacgttttggtccaattattattattattattattattattattattattattattattattattattattattattattattattattacctccgccaaggaggtcatgttttcgcccctgtctatttgtttgtcaccaacctaacacaaaaagttacgggcgaattttgaccaacgtactacaaatttATTAtcaacgatgtattcaggccgaatctctctctctctctctctctctctctctctctctctctctctctctctctgtgaatgtcatttaggccggtatacttCATGTatcgtgttttttttattatcattttacatcgaaccatatctgaaagtactttttctttcatcggtgacttgaacaagactaatgtcgaaataatctaatgtagctgttaacggaaggaattgtttagctgcgatactccaataatttctacatgatttgcggattcatgatatatatatatatatatatatatatatatatatatatatatatatatatatatatatatatatatatatatatatatagttttgacaACAGGGCCACTTAAAATCaaggataatgataatggtgatggtgGTAgttatgatggtgataatgatgatcgtggtagtgatgatggtgatggtgatatcGGTGATAGTGATGGTATGGTGGTAGTGATGATGATGGCGAAAAGTGATGATCGTGTGGTGGTAGTGACGATGATGGTGATAAGTGATAATGATGATCGTGGTAGGGATGATGGTGATGTTGATAGTGGTGATGGTGATAGTCGCATAGTGTAATACTAGTAGTGGTGATGGTCATAGTGATGATGGTGATAACAATGATTGTGATAACAATGATGGTGATAATGGTGATGGTGATAACCATAATGGTGATGGTGATAACCATAACggtgatgatgatgttaatgatgatggtgatagtgaTGATGTGTGATGGTAATGATCGTGATAGTGATGATGGTGATAGTCACAGTGTAATACTAGTGGTGGTGATGGTCATAGTGATGATGGTAGTTGTGATGATGGTGCTAACAATGATGGGGATAATGGTGATGGTGATAATGGTGATGGTGAAAACGATTATGGTGATAATAATGGTGGTGATGATGGTGGtggtaatgatgatggtgatagtgaTGAAGGTGATAATGATGAAGGTGAtacgatgatggtgataatgacgatggtgataataatgatgcgAATATCCTGATGATAGCAGCTTCGTCATAAAAGATTAATCGAGAacattatattgaatattttcttttaattattaaaaCGTTCACCTTAACAGCAAGTGActccggacagagagagagagagagagagagagagagagagagagagagagagagagagagagagagagagagagagtgttccagaTCGATAGAATTGGGGAAGGTCACAGGAAGGGATTTACAAAACAGAGAAACGATGATGAAgtagaagagggagaagaagaagaaagagaagaagaaggaaaataggGAGAAGGAAAAGGTGAATAAAAGGATGAAGATGAtgtaggagaggaagaagaaaaaagtaaaaggagaagaagtacacattatatatatatatatatatatatatatatatatatatatatatatatatatatatatatatatatatatatatatatatatatacatacgtgtgtata is drawn from Palaemon carinicauda isolate YSFRI2023 unplaced genomic scaffold, ASM3689809v2 scaffold325, whole genome shotgun sequence and contains these coding sequences:
- the LOC137636552 gene encoding aspartate and glycine-rich protein-like; the protein is MEEEEEQQQQQQQQQQQHQKEEASYDGDNDDRGSDDGDGDIGDSDGMVVVMMMAKSDDRVVVVTMMVISDNDDRGRDDGDVDSGDGDSRIVGGDGHSDDGSCDDGANNDGDNGDGDNGDGENDYGDNNGGDDGGGNDDGDSDEGDNDE